In Cicer arietinum cultivar CDC Frontier isolate Library 1 chromosome 7, Cicar.CDCFrontier_v2.0, whole genome shotgun sequence, a single window of DNA contains:
- the LOC140921116 gene encoding uncharacterized protein: MEKRFVKSDKAETSSLLQNLISMKYQGKGNIREHIMMMSNIASKLKGLKLELSDDLLIHLVLLSLPSQFSQFKVTYNCQKEKWTLNELISLCVQEEDRLKQDRTESAHFTSISKDKGKRKRIEEPKNKAAAKGPEQKKQTKDNNCFFCRSSGHVKKDCAKYHAWRVKKGLPELPKA; this comes from the exons atggaaaaacgctttgtaaaaagtgataaggctgaaacaagttctttgcttcagaatttaatttccatgaagtatcaaggcaagggaaatataagagagcacattatgatgatgtccaacattgcttctaagcttaaaggtctaaagcttgagttgtcagatgacttactcattcatttagtattgctgtctcttccttcgcaattcagtcagtttaaggtgacttataattgtcaaaaggagaaatggactcttaatgagctcatttcattatgtgtgcaagaagaggacaggctgaagcaagataggactgaaagtgctcactttactagcatctctaaagacaagggcaaaaggaaaagaattgaggagcccaagaacaaagctgctgctaagggtccagaacaaaagaagcagactaaggataacaactgcttcttctgcaggagttctggacacgtgaagaaggattgtgccaaatatcacgcttggcgtgttaagaaag ggttgcctgaacttccgaaagcctag